From the Bdellovibrio reynosensis genome, one window contains:
- a CDS encoding RecQ family ATP-dependent DNA helicase, translating into MKVSTMQSNSFVHGSSSADAGILNKYFNLPQFRRGQKEIIEAVLQKKDVLAVLPTGGGKSLCYQYPAVHFQQLVIVISPLIALMKDQTTALKRLGIPSGCLHSGQSDDEKREVFAELNKGGPFILYLSPERAQKEGFQKWIQQRPIALFAVDEAHCVSQWGHDFREEYAQLNVLKKLCPEVPILALTASATPTVLDDISKHLKLQTPERMVHGFYRSNLYYQVELCENEEAKLEFLLQSLKQTPEGRIIIYCGTRRVTESTAELLQKKFKQVGFYHAGLSPEVRAQTQDAYTKGDLRILVATNAFGMGIDQPDVRLVVHYQITANIDALYQEMGRAGRDSANSTCLTLYSKKDKGLQSYFIHSSEAPEEIKSARWRNLEALVNYSEGSECRHAEILTYYKDSQRIERCGHCDNCDPKSHRKVVKPAIPAMMFDQTLDKIKTTLKKSKKQKATEADLVMDAKQEARFELLKKWRKEKAKELDAPAFVVFSDQTLKHLAIKNPKDLNDMRAVHGVGDHKLEKFGKEVISELFMSN; encoded by the coding sequence GTGAAAGTGTCAACCATGCAATCCAATTCTTTTGTGCACGGTTCTTCATCTGCGGATGCAGGAATTTTAAATAAATATTTTAATCTGCCCCAGTTTCGCCGTGGTCAAAAAGAAATTATTGAAGCCGTTCTGCAAAAAAAGGATGTACTAGCAGTGCTTCCCACGGGTGGTGGAAAGTCGCTTTGCTATCAATATCCGGCCGTGCACTTTCAACAGTTAGTGATCGTTATTTCTCCGCTGATTGCCTTGATGAAAGATCAAACCACAGCCCTTAAAAGATTAGGTATTCCATCGGGATGTTTGCATTCCGGCCAGTCAGATGATGAAAAAAGAGAAGTTTTTGCAGAGCTGAATAAAGGCGGACCCTTCATTTTATATCTTTCACCAGAACGGGCGCAAAAAGAAGGTTTCCAGAAATGGATTCAGCAGCGCCCAATTGCTCTTTTCGCAGTGGATGAAGCGCACTGTGTTTCGCAATGGGGTCATGACTTCCGTGAAGAATATGCCCAGCTCAATGTTTTAAAGAAACTTTGTCCTGAAGTTCCGATTCTTGCGCTGACAGCTTCGGCAACACCCACAGTACTTGACGATATTTCTAAGCATCTAAAGCTTCAGACACCTGAACGCATGGTCCATGGGTTTTATCGCTCAAACCTTTATTACCAAGTAGAACTTTGTGAAAACGAAGAAGCCAAATTAGAATTCCTTTTACAAAGCCTTAAACAAACTCCAGAAGGTCGTATCATCATCTATTGCGGAACTCGGCGTGTGACCGAATCGACTGCGGAACTTTTGCAGAAAAAATTTAAACAAGTTGGTTTTTATCATGCCGGTCTTTCGCCAGAAGTCCGTGCGCAAACCCAAGACGCTTATACGAAGGGTGATTTAAGAATCTTAGTCGCTACCAATGCCTTTGGCATGGGAATCGATCAGCCCGATGTGCGTTTAGTGGTGCACTATCAAATTACAGCCAACATCGATGCCCTTTACCAAGAAATGGGGCGTGCTGGACGTGACAGTGCAAATTCAACTTGTCTGACGCTTTATTCGAAAAAAGATAAAGGTTTGCAGTCTTACTTTATCCATAGCTCTGAAGCACCAGAAGAAATTAAAAGTGCCCGTTGGCGCAATCTAGAAGCCTTAGTGAATTATTCTGAAGGCAGCGAATGCCGTCATGCAGAGATTTTAACTTATTACAAAGACTCCCAACGTATTGAACGTTGTGGTCATTGCGATAACTGCGATCCAAAGTCCCATCGCAAGGTCGTGAAGCCTGCAATACCTGCGATGATGTTTGATCAGACCCTGGATAAAATAAAAACGACGCTAAAGAAATCCAAAAAACAAAAAGCCACAGAGGCAGATTTGGTTATGGATGCCAAGCAAGAAGCGCGTTTTGAATTATTGAAGAAATGGCGTAAAGAAAAAGCTAAGGAATTAGATGCGCCGGCCTTCGTTGTGTTTAGTGATCAAACGCTGAAACATCTGGCTATTAAAAATCCAAAAGATCTGAATGATATGAGAGCTGTCCACGGTGTTGGCGATCACAAACTAGAAAAGTTCGGAAAAGAAGTTATCTCCGAACTTTTCATGTCGAACTAA